From Rudanella lutea DSM 19387, a single genomic window includes:
- a CDS encoding RNA polymerase sigma factor, which yields MANSPNSPALPDLIARCLRNERRGQELLYRQFYGYAMSVCMRYTQSREEALEVLNDGFLKVFTRLDGFDTNLPFKGWLRRILINTAVDHYRASVRHQHEDIGEAGQVSTDMADAYSQLAHEELIALIQQLSPAYRLVFNLYVIDGFSHDEIAGQLGISVGASKSNLARARENLRAMIQKKANDEYARATR from the coding sequence ATGGCCAACTCGCCCAACTCACCGGCCCTACCTGACCTGATCGCCCGTTGCCTGCGCAATGAGCGACGGGGCCAGGAACTGCTCTACCGGCAGTTTTACGGGTATGCCATGAGCGTTTGTATGCGGTACACCCAATCGCGGGAAGAAGCCCTGGAAGTACTGAACGACGGGTTTCTGAAGGTGTTTACCCGGCTCGATGGATTCGACACCAACCTGCCGTTTAAGGGTTGGCTCCGCCGGATTCTGATCAATACAGCCGTTGACCACTACCGGGCGTCGGTACGCCATCAGCACGAAGATATTGGCGAAGCGGGGCAGGTATCGACCGACATGGCCGATGCCTATAGCCAGCTCGCCCACGAAGAATTGATTGCACTCATTCAACAACTGTCGCCGGCTTACCGGCTGGTGTTTAACCTGTACGTGATTGACGGATTTAGCCACGACGAAATAGCGGGGCAACTTGGGATTTCGGTGGGCGCATCGAAGTCGAACTTAGCCAGAGCGCGGGAAAACCTGCGGGCCATGATTCAAAAAAAAGCGAACGATGAGTATGCAAGAGCAACCCGATAA
- a CDS encoding T9SS type B sorting domain-containing protein: MRCFVDYRGFAPGWVAFNRAVYGVAVSGRLLKVLGWAAIALGWFGGGISLAQNYCQPQPGVTAGGFTLNRTRVCANSNTNFSVTNTVAGAKNIQYIFGYNGNGLPTTGGVSDLTGTSTVTLPTSSTPGTYTILQIGSGGGTNAPLAKCETVTVLPNSPISFSAVSCSGRKATLSFALTNITSQYDAVRVDWGDGAVIDYYTTQAQNGPAIEHTYTSTNPVTIKVTGRYFNVDDCNALQSTFTVTPVDTPPAAPVVTNLTTVDANTLRMQVRGVANTPIQIWQRGPGGAFQPTNQTALNGQTVTIVANTAQSQCFQLRTASDCPAPNSTEEYCSLVLNAQSGANRVDLTWAPYTATTSGTFRWSINKDGFTLPIQGASNRNTSTYSDANGIVCGERYCYQLQAQIGVTTLVSNSLCVTGSNGQPPQPMTDIRVSVESDGSVRYQALQPSVGATTNFTTIISRADSPNGPFNVVGQTTNDAIFIDKSAKTSSQAYCYRVVYRNACGQESAPSASACTIWLRSDSPGALDWTADSPFGPIAVVEYEVEIIDRITGNVLRRQPVGSNTHFEPDRSDPDLPLYRFVIVATAANGFSSRSNPYELNLEAGIFAPTAFTPNGDGQNDRFQAKGFFTDNYRLTIFDRWGSVIYSTTSSDENDGWDGTLNGQPAPASTYVWRVEVTDGSGRKTVKSDSVLLIR, encoded by the coding sequence GTGAGGTGCTTTGTGGATTACCGGGGCTTTGCGCCCGGTTGGGTTGCGTTTAACCGGGCGGTTTACGGCGTTGCTGTATCGGGCCGGTTGTTGAAGGTACTGGGCTGGGCCGCTATCGCTCTGGGGTGGTTTGGCGGAGGTATCTCCCTGGCGCAGAACTATTGCCAGCCGCAGCCCGGCGTTACGGCGGGAGGTTTTACCCTCAACCGCACACGGGTATGTGCCAATAGCAACACCAATTTTTCGGTGACGAACACGGTAGCTGGTGCAAAAAATATCCAGTACATTTTTGGCTACAATGGCAACGGTTTACCAACCACCGGCGGTGTCTCCGACTTGACAGGTACCTCCACCGTTACGCTCCCTACAAGTTCTACACCCGGCACTTACACTATTCTACAAATTGGAAGTGGTGGTGGAACAAATGCTCCTCTGGCTAAGTGCGAAACCGTCACTGTACTGCCCAATTCACCTATTTCGTTTTCGGCTGTTTCCTGTTCGGGGCGGAAAGCAACCCTGAGCTTTGCCCTGACAAACATCACCAGCCAGTACGATGCTGTTCGGGTCGATTGGGGCGATGGGGCCGTTATTGATTACTACACAACACAGGCCCAAAATGGCCCTGCTATTGAGCATACGTACACCAGTACCAATCCGGTTACGATCAAAGTTACCGGGCGATATTTCAATGTGGATGATTGCAATGCGCTTCAGAGCACGTTTACCGTAACCCCCGTTGATACCCCGCCAGCAGCCCCCGTGGTCACAAACCTGACCACGGTAGATGCCAACACGCTCCGAATGCAGGTGCGGGGGGTGGCCAACACGCCTATTCAGATTTGGCAGCGGGGACCGGGGGGGGCGTTTCAGCCTACCAACCAAACGGCCCTGAACGGCCAAACCGTTACTATCGTGGCTAACACCGCCCAGAGCCAGTGCTTTCAACTGCGTACCGCGAGCGATTGCCCGGCCCCGAATTCGACGGAAGAGTATTGCAGCCTGGTGTTGAACGCACAGTCGGGCGCTAACCGGGTCGATCTGACGTGGGCTCCGTACACCGCTACCACCAGCGGCACGTTTCGCTGGAGCATTAACAAAGATGGATTTACATTGCCTATTCAGGGGGCCTCGAACCGTAACACCAGTACGTATTCCGATGCCAATGGGATTGTATGCGGGGAGCGCTATTGCTATCAGCTACAGGCACAGATTGGCGTGACAACCCTTGTTTCGAACTCGCTCTGTGTGACGGGCTCCAACGGACAGCCGCCCCAGCCTATGACCGATATTCGGGTGAGTGTCGAAAGTGATGGGTCGGTTCGGTATCAGGCGTTACAGCCGAGCGTGGGGGCTACCACCAATTTTACCACGATCATCTCCCGCGCCGACTCGCCAAACGGGCCGTTCAATGTCGTGGGGCAAACGACGAACGACGCCATTTTTATCGACAAATCGGCCAAAACGAGTAGTCAGGCGTATTGTTACCGGGTGGTGTACCGCAATGCCTGCGGGCAGGAGTCGGCCCCCTCGGCTTCGGCCTGTACCATTTGGCTGCGCTCCGATTCGCCGGGTGCCCTCGATTGGACCGCCGACTCGCCCTTTGGCCCGATTGCCGTAGTCGAGTACGAGGTCGAGATTATTGACCGGATCACGGGCAACGTGTTGCGCCGGCAACCGGTGGGCAGTAACACCCATTTTGAGCCCGACCGCAGCGACCCCGACCTGCCCTTGTACCGGTTTGTGATTGTGGCCACAGCGGCTAATGGGTTTAGTAGCCGCTCGAACCCGTATGAATTGAACCTCGAAGCCGGTATCTTTGCACCGACGGCCTTTACCCCGAACGGCGATGGCCAAAACGACCGCTTCCAGGCGAAAGGGTTTTTCACCGACAACTACCGGCTGACTATCTTCGACCGCTGGGGATCGGTGATTTACAGCACCACGAGTTCCGACGAAAACGACGGCTGGGATGGCACCCTCAACGGGCAACCCGCTCCGGCGAGTACCTACGTCTGGCGCGTTGAGGTGACCGATGGATCGGGTAGAAAGACCGTCAAATCAGATTCAGTACTGCTGATTCGGTAA
- a CDS encoding COG4315 family predicted lipoprotein — translation MHLTIPGRSLFLALAVTLSMMACDNDTTEPVGAVDDASVNLTTTSLGPVLTGSGGKTLYFFASDVNGASGCTSPQCLSNWVTFYAEPSALQVGTGLSTTDFTVINRPDGRLQTAYKGWPLYYFKNDAKAGDVLGDNVGGVWMAAKPNYSILIGNTQLVGHDGKNYVTANTIAYTEGTGNTLYLTDARGMALYAFANDRKNKNNYTRQDFSNNPTWPLFEVPVSALGELPSSLKKADFGSITVFGRNQLTYKGWPLYYFGGDGTTRGATKGVSFPRPNVWPIVNASTPEAPLP, via the coding sequence ATGCATCTTACTATTCCTGGCCGCAGCCTGTTTCTGGCGCTGGCCGTGACTCTTTCCATGATGGCCTGCGATAACGACACTACCGAACCGGTGGGTGCGGTCGATGACGCCAGCGTGAATCTCACCACCACCTCGCTCGGGCCAGTTCTGACGGGCAGTGGCGGCAAAACGCTCTACTTCTTTGCTTCGGATGTGAACGGGGCTTCGGGCTGTACATCGCCCCAGTGCCTCTCCAACTGGGTTACGTTCTATGCCGAACCGAGCGCCCTGCAAGTAGGTACCGGGCTCAGTACAACGGACTTTACCGTGATTAATCGGCCCGATGGGCGGCTCCAGACGGCTTATAAAGGCTGGCCGCTGTATTATTTTAAAAACGATGCCAAAGCGGGCGATGTACTCGGCGACAATGTGGGCGGGGTCTGGATGGCGGCTAAACCCAACTACTCCATCCTGATCGGTAACACCCAACTGGTGGGCCACGACGGCAAAAATTATGTCACCGCCAATACCATAGCCTACACCGAAGGCACCGGCAACACCCTGTATTTGACCGACGCCCGCGGAATGGCCCTGTACGCATTTGCGAATGACCGGAAAAACAAGAATAATTACACCCGGCAAGACTTTAGCAACAATCCCACCTGGCCGCTGTTTGAAGTGCCCGTGTCGGCCCTGGGCGAACTGCCCTCGTCGCTGAAAAAGGCAGACTTTGGCAGCATCACGGTTTTCGGGCGCAACCAGTTGACCTACAAAGGCTGGCCGTTGTATTACTTCGGCGGAGATGGTACCACACGCGGAGCTACCAAAGGGGTTAGTTTTCCCCGGCCCAACGTTTGGCCCATTGTGAATGCCAGTACGCCCGAAGCACCCCTACCCTAA
- a CDS encoding bifunctional 3,4-dihydroxy-2-butanone-4-phosphate synthase/GTP cyclohydrolase II, protein MSNNNTSSDENPIRLDRIEDAIAAIRDGKIILVVDDEDRENEGDMICAAEKITPEIVNFMTKEGRGLMCAPLTQERCDELGLTMMVGDNTSVHTTPFTVSVDLLGNGCTTGISASDRSKTIQALVDPNTRPEDLGRPGHIFPLRAVEGGVIRRAGHTEAAVDLARLAGLQPVGVLIEVLNEDGTMARLPQLREIADRFGMVLVSIQDLIAYRLRTESLIRREIGVDMPTEWGHFDLIAFKQTNTDDTHLALVKGSWEPGEPVLVRVHSSCVTGDIFGSCRCDCGGQLHAAMSMVEREGKGVVLYMNQEGRGIGLINKLKAYKLQELGRDTVEANLELGLPMDARDYGVGAQILRDLGINKVRLISNNPKKRAGLMGYGIEIVDSVAIEIPANPHNEAYLRTKRDKMGHAILKG, encoded by the coding sequence ATGAGCAATAATAATACCAGTAGTGATGAAAATCCGATTCGGCTCGACCGAATTGAGGACGCCATCGCTGCCATCCGTGACGGAAAGATTATCCTCGTCGTTGACGATGAGGACCGTGAGAATGAAGGCGACATGATTTGTGCCGCCGAAAAGATTACGCCCGAAATTGTCAACTTCATGACCAAAGAAGGGCGCGGTCTTATGTGCGCCCCGCTTACGCAGGAACGCTGCGACGAATTGGGCCTTACCATGATGGTTGGCGACAATACCTCGGTGCACACTACTCCGTTTACGGTTTCGGTCGATTTGCTCGGTAACGGCTGTACCACAGGCATTTCGGCTTCTGACCGATCTAAAACCATTCAGGCGCTCGTAGACCCCAACACCCGACCCGAAGATTTGGGCCGCCCCGGGCATATTTTCCCGCTTCGGGCCGTTGAAGGGGGCGTAATCCGGCGGGCCGGCCATACCGAGGCCGCCGTTGATCTGGCCCGGCTGGCGGGTCTGCAACCCGTAGGCGTGCTGATTGAAGTCCTGAACGAAGATGGTACGATGGCCCGGTTGCCGCAACTCCGCGAAATTGCCGACCGTTTCGGTATGGTGCTCGTGAGTATTCAGGATCTGATTGCGTACCGGCTTCGTACGGAGAGCCTTATCCGGCGCGAAATCGGCGTAGACATGCCCACCGAGTGGGGGCACTTCGACCTGATCGCGTTCAAGCAAACCAACACCGACGATACGCACCTGGCCCTGGTGAAAGGGTCCTGGGAGCCGGGCGAGCCCGTGCTGGTGCGTGTACACTCCTCGTGCGTTACGGGCGATATTTTCGGGTCGTGCCGGTGCGACTGCGGGGGGCAACTCCACGCGGCCATGAGTATGGTTGAGCGCGAGGGTAAAGGCGTAGTGCTGTACATGAATCAGGAAGGACGCGGCATCGGCCTGATCAACAAACTAAAGGCGTACAAACTGCAGGAGCTGGGCCGCGATACGGTTGAAGCCAACCTGGAGCTGGGTCTGCCGATGGACGCCCGCGACTACGGCGTGGGTGCACAGATTCTGCGCGACCTTGGCATCAACAAAGTCCGGCTGATCTCAAACAACCCCAAAAAGCGGGCAGGCCTTATGGGCTACGGTATCGAAATCGTAGACTCAGTAGCCATTGAAATCCCGGCCAACCCACACAACGAAGCCTACCTGCGTACCAAGCGCGACAAGATGGGGCACGCGATTCTGAAGGGGTAA